In Bacteroidota bacterium, the following proteins share a genomic window:
- a CDS encoding CBS domain-containing protein, with translation MNQDDHFGWQSLIREPFFVPETKKIDDLLREMQGNRKHLAVVVDEFGGTSGIITLEDIVEEVVGDISDEFDVTSDNGFKKLDDKNFLFDGKTQLVDIARFMEMDTDPFAEVKNDAETLAGLVLEIAGKIPKIGDDIRYAGYKFNIISVINNRVEKVKVTNES, from the coding sequence TTGAACCAAGACGATCATTTTGGGTGGCAGAGTTTAATTAGGGAGCCGTTCTTCGTTCCGGAAACCAAAAAAATTGATGATTTACTTCGTGAAATGCAAGGTAACCGCAAACATCTGGCAGTAGTAGTGGATGAGTTCGGCGGCACTTCGGGTATCATTACGCTCGAAGATATCGTCGAAGAAGTTGTAGGGGATATTTCCGACGAATTCGATGTTACAAGTGACAATGGATTCAAAAAACTGGATGACAAAAACTTTTTGTTCGATGGGAAAACGCAATTAGTGGATATAGCCCGGTTCATGGAGATGGATACAGATCCATTTGCAGAGGTGAAAAATGACGCTGAAACTCTGGCTGGGTTAGTGTTAGAAATTGCGGGTAAAATCCCTAAAATTGGAGACGACATCAGATATGCCGGTTACAAGTTCAATATTATATCAGTTATAAATAATCGAGTCGAAAAAGTGAAAGTGACCAATGAATCATAG
- the mutY gene encoding A/G-specific adenine glycosylase: protein MDKTKFGQTLLKWNREKNKRQMPWKGERDPYYVWLSEIILQQTRVEQGLPYYLKFKAAFPDVKSLALAKEDEVMKLWQGLGYYSRARNLHESAKYIHERLGDKFPDTFVEIKKLKGIGDYTAAAISSFVFGEKRAVVDGNVIRVLARYFGIQTAFDTTKGKKEFAVLAQKLIDERYPGEYNQAIMDFGAVVCTPQKPKCTDCPFKKTCVALLKNKIASLPKKGKKIEIKDRYFNYLLIRSSKEIFIQKRVGNDIWKGLYELPLIESPKPLRANIQKEVLKWMRANNYTIASISESITQRLSHRNIHFQFVEIEVKNFRSFAAQEAQKVRIVDLHRFAFPKTIDLYLAKNI, encoded by the coding sequence GTGGATAAAACAAAATTTGGGCAGACATTATTGAAGTGGAACCGGGAGAAGAATAAGCGTCAGATGCCTTGGAAAGGAGAACGGGATCCTTATTATGTTTGGCTATCTGAAATTATTCTACAGCAAACCAGAGTGGAACAAGGACTGCCCTATTACCTCAAATTCAAAGCTGCGTTTCCGGATGTAAAGAGCCTTGCCTTGGCAAAAGAAGATGAGGTGATGAAGTTATGGCAGGGTCTGGGGTATTATTCGCGTGCGCGCAATCTGCACGAGAGCGCCAAATACATTCATGAAAGATTAGGCGATAAATTCCCCGATACATTTGTTGAAATAAAGAAACTGAAAGGCATTGGTGATTATACGGCTGCGGCCATTTCGTCTTTTGTTTTTGGGGAGAAAAGAGCCGTAGTGGATGGAAATGTTATCCGTGTTTTGGCTCGATATTTCGGAATACAGACTGCTTTTGATACGACCAAAGGCAAGAAGGAGTTTGCTGTTTTAGCTCAGAAATTGATTGACGAACGATATCCGGGAGAATATAATCAGGCAATTATGGACTTCGGTGCTGTAGTTTGTACTCCTCAGAAGCCGAAGTGTACAGATTGTCCTTTCAAAAAGACCTGTGTGGCCCTTCTGAAAAACAAGATTGCTTCTTTGCCTAAAAAAGGTAAAAAGATCGAGATTAAAGATCGTTATTTCAACTACTTGTTGATTCGTTCTTCTAAAGAAATATTTATTCAAAAAAGAGTAGGGAACGATATTTGGAAAGGATTGTATGAACTGCCTCTCATTGAATCGCCCAAGCCGTTAAGAGCAAATATTCAAAAAGAAGTGCTCAAGTGGATGAGGGCTAATAATTATACCATCGCATCTATTTCGGAAAGTATAACACAGAGGTTGTCGCACCGCAATATTCATTTTCAATTTGTTGAAATTGAGGTGAAGAACTTCAGGTCCTTTGCAGCTCAAGAAGCCCAAAAGGTGAGAATTGTAGATTTGCATAGATTTGCATTTCCAAAGACTATAGATTTGTATTTGGCGAAAAACATTTAA
- the ssb gene encoding single-stranded DNA-binding protein, producing MINKVFLIGRLGKDPVIKHFQNDSAIAEFTLATDDSYKDKQGNKVEQTDWHNIKMPFKWQAEIAEKYLKKGGLIHIEGKIKTRSYDDKDGNKRYITEVVVESFKMLDSKKDSGGYSQSSSAPSSEDTPVASNTSSASSAVEDDLPF from the coding sequence ATGATCAACAAAGTATTTTTAATCGGAAGGCTTGGGAAGGATCCTGTGATTAAGCATTTTCAAAATGATAGTGCGATTGCAGAGTTTACGCTAGCTACAGACGACAGCTATAAAGACAAGCAAGGAAATAAGGTGGAGCAAACCGACTGGCATAACATTAAAATGCCCTTTAAATGGCAGGCTGAAATCGCTGAGAAATATCTAAAGAAAGGGGGGCTAATTCACATCGAAGGAAAAATCAAAACCCGCTCTTATGACGACAAGGACGGAAACAAAAGGTATATCACGGAAGTGGTGGTCGAAAGCTTCAAAATGTTGGACAGCAAGAAGGATAGCGGAGGTTATTCTCAAAGCAGTTCAGCACCTTCGTCAGAAGATACACCAGTTGCCTCCAACACTTCATCTGCCTCAAGTGCCGTTGAAGACGATCTGCCATTTTGA
- the pheS gene encoding phenylalanine--tRNA ligase subunit alpha — translation MFDKANAVLKKIKSATPGNAEELEQFRIKYLGTKSVLKDLFGAMAQLPGERKKEYGQLMNTLKATAESKFEELKLSTGSEKSLSAEIPDLTAPGYDIPLGTRHPLSIIKNKMIDIFSRIGFVVAEGPEIEDDWHNFTALNTPPDHPARDMQDTFFLTEDKNWMLRTHTSSVQIRKMENEKPPMRYIFPGRVYRNETISARAHCTFHQVEGLYIDQDVSFADLKQTMFYFAQEMFGRNVEIRFRPSFFPFTEPSAEVDISCFVCGGSGCPVCKHSGWVEIGGCGMVDPSVMENCKIDPNKYSGFAFGMGIERITMLKYQINDLRHFLENDVRFLKQFVSAV, via the coding sequence ATTTTTGATAAAGCCAATGCTGTATTAAAGAAAATAAAAAGCGCCACTCCCGGTAATGCGGAAGAGTTGGAGCAGTTTCGTATTAAATATCTCGGAACGAAAAGTGTATTGAAAGATTTGTTCGGGGCGATGGCTCAACTGCCGGGGGAACGCAAGAAAGAGTATGGACAGTTGATGAATACGCTGAAGGCGACTGCTGAAAGCAAATTTGAAGAACTGAAATTATCAACCGGAAGTGAAAAATCTTTGTCAGCGGAGATTCCCGACCTGACTGCTCCCGGTTATGATATTCCTCTTGGTACGCGCCATCCCTTGAGTATTATCAAAAACAAGATGATTGATATTTTTTCGCGCATCGGCTTTGTGGTGGCGGAAGGGCCGGAGATTGAAGATGACTGGCACAACTTCACCGCGCTGAACACGCCTCCCGATCATCCGGCGCGAGATATGCAGGATACTTTTTTTTTGACGGAAGATAAGAACTGGATGTTGCGGACGCATACCTCTTCTGTTCAAATCAGAAAGATGGAAAACGAAAAGCCTCCGATGCGCTATATATTCCCAGGTAGGGTTTATCGCAACGAAACAATTTCTGCAAGGGCGCATTGCACTTTCCATCAGGTGGAGGGATTGTATATTGACCAAGACGTTTCTTTCGCTGACCTGAAACAAACGATGTTCTATTTTGCTCAGGAGATGTTTGGAAGGAATGTGGAGATACGTTTTCGCCCCTCTTTTTTTCCGTTTACGGAACCGAGTGCAGAGGTAGATATTTCGTGTTTTGTTTGTGGCGGTTCGGGTTGTCCTGTTTGCAAACATTCGGGCTGGGTGGAGATTGGTGGTTGCGGCATGGTGGACCCTTCGGTGATGGAGAATTGCAAGATTGACCCTAATAAATATTCTGGTTTTGCCTTCGGGATGGGTATTGAGCGCATCACGATGCTGAAATATCAGATCAATGACCTGCGACATTTCTTAGAGAATGATGTTCGTTTTCTGAAGCAGTTTGTGTCGGCGGTGTAG
- a CDS encoding integration host factor subunit beta — translation MRKDDIIKRVSDITGIPRTDVLLTIECLFQEVRNTLAEGDSVYFRGFGSFVIKRRNERTAQNIRAKTKVRVPAHYIPNFLPAKILMEQVRELPVKEEKK, via the coding sequence ATGAGAAAGGATGACATTATTAAAAGGGTATCTGACATTACTGGTATTCCAAGAACAGATGTATTACTCACGATTGAATGCCTTTTCCAAGAGGTCAGAAACACTTTAGCAGAAGGGGATAGCGTTTATTTTCGCGGGTTTGGAAGTTTTGTCATTAAAAGACGCAATGAAAGAACCGCTCAAAACATTAGGGCGAAGACAAAAGTCAGAGTCCCGGCCCACTACATACCCAATTTTCTTCCAGCCAAGATCCTTATGGAGCAGGTAAGAGAACTTCCGGTTAAGGAAGAAAAAAAATAA
- a CDS encoding Rne/Rng family ribonuclease, with protein MNKELIINTTSAGIDIALLEDRHLTELHQERNTNKFTVGDIFLGKIKKVMPGLNAAFIDVGHEKDAFLHYTDLSPDIRSLIKFTGQCVGGSLSAQEMLNGFEIQPEIIKTGNVKEVLQNKNNLLVQILKEPISTKGPRLTCELSLPGRFLVLVPFNQSVGVSKKIDSAEERKRLKVLVESLRPKNFGVIVRTVAAGKNAAVLHEDLQMLIGKWQEMMNNLRAATPVKKVFSELSKTTGILRDLLSPEFNRIILNDVDLAKEVETYIERVAPEKKEIVQRYAGKAPIFDQYGITRQIKASFGKTVTMPNGAYLIIEKTEALHVIDVNSGHRTTMDGTQETNALNVNLETAEEIARQLRLRDLGGIIVIDFIDMKNPEHKRILLEKMNEVMARDRATHTILPLSKFNIMQITRERVRPEINISTTEKCPTCGGTGEINASLLLIDELENDLSHLLNTHAKLKLYCHPIIGAYLKKGFPSLRIKWYFKYKRWISIHPNEDFGITEYKFFDAQDEEIKMD; from the coding sequence TTGAACAAAGAACTCATTATCAATACGACTTCGGCAGGCATAGACATAGCCCTACTCGAAGACCGACACCTGACGGAACTCCATCAGGAACGGAACACCAACAAATTTACCGTAGGCGATATTTTTCTCGGCAAAATCAAAAAAGTGATGCCCGGCCTCAACGCCGCCTTCATTGATGTAGGCCACGAAAAAGATGCCTTCCTGCACTACACCGACCTCAGCCCCGACATTCGTTCCCTCATAAAATTTACCGGACAATGTGTCGGAGGCAGCCTTTCCGCCCAAGAAATGCTCAACGGTTTTGAAATTCAGCCTGAGATTATCAAAACAGGAAACGTCAAAGAAGTACTGCAAAACAAAAACAACCTCCTCGTTCAAATACTAAAAGAACCCATCTCCACCAAAGGCCCCCGCCTCACCTGCGAACTTTCCCTGCCCGGTCGTTTTCTGGTCTTGGTTCCCTTCAACCAATCCGTAGGCGTTTCAAAAAAGATAGACTCTGCCGAAGAAAGAAAGAGACTGAAAGTACTGGTCGAAAGCCTTCGCCCCAAAAACTTCGGAGTCATTGTCCGCACCGTTGCCGCCGGAAAAAACGCCGCCGTCCTTCATGAAGACCTGCAAATGCTCATCGGAAAATGGCAAGAGATGATGAACAATCTTCGCGCAGCCACACCCGTCAAAAAAGTATTCAGCGAACTAAGCAAAACCACCGGCATCCTTCGCGACCTCCTCTCTCCCGAATTCAACCGAATCATCCTCAACGATGTAGATCTTGCCAAAGAAGTAGAAACATACATCGAGCGCGTAGCTCCCGAAAAAAAGGAAATCGTCCAACGATACGCCGGCAAAGCCCCCATCTTCGACCAATACGGCATCACCCGCCAAATCAAAGCCTCCTTCGGAAAGACCGTGACCATGCCCAATGGCGCTTACCTGATTATAGAAAAAACCGAAGCCCTCCACGTCATTGACGTCAACAGCGGCCACCGCACCACCATGGACGGCACTCAGGAAACCAACGCGCTGAACGTCAACCTCGAAACCGCCGAAGAAATAGCCCGCCAACTTCGCCTCCGCGACCTGGGCGGCATCATCGTCATTGACTTCATTGACATGAAAAACCCCGAGCACAAACGCATCCTGCTCGAAAAGATGAACGAAGTCATGGCCCGCGACCGCGCCACCCACACCATCCTCCCCCTTTCCAAATTCAACATCATGCAAATCACGCGCGAGCGTGTGCGCCCCGAAATCAACATCTCCACCACCGAAAAATGCCCCACCTGCGGCGGCACCGGCGAAATCAACGCCTCGCTGCTGCTCATTGACGAACTCGAAAACGACCTCAGCCACCTCCTCAACACCCACGCCAAACTCAAACTCTACTGCCACCCCATCATCGGCGCCTACCTCAAAAAAGGATTCCCCTCCCTGCGCATCAAATGGTACTTCAAATACAAACGCTGGATTTCTATCCACCCCAACGAAGACTTCGGCATCACCGAATACAAATTCTTCGACGCGCAGGATGAAGAAATCAAGATGGATTAG
- the guaB gene encoding IMP dehydrogenase, protein MASKNSFPEKFSNEGITFDDVLLVPAYSEILPRDVDTRSRLTRNIEVNVPLASAAMDTVTESALAIAIAREGGIGILHKNMSIEKQAEMVRKVKRADSGMIMDPITMSEEGTVAQAFRIMSENKIGGIPIINNNGKLIGILTNRDLRFEKNMKRKVTDIMTVEHLITAPKGTDLKQAEKILERYKIEKLPVVDKGGKLVGLITYKDILKVKNHPNSSKDKFGRLLCGAAVGVTDDMLLRIEALAAVSVDVVCIDTAHGHSRGVLLAVKKAKQTFKHIDIVGGNIATEEAAKALIDAGVDGVKVGVGPGSICTTRIVAGVGVPQLSAIHNAAKAAKKSGVPIIADGGIRYTGDIVKAIAAGADTVMAGGIFAGTDESPGETIIYEGRKFKSYRGMGSVEAMQEGSKDRYFQDVEDDIKKLVPEGIVGRVPFKGSVQEVMYQYIGGLRAGMGYCGAKNIKALQLAKFVRITNAGMQESHPHDVMITKESPNYSRK, encoded by the coding sequence ATGGCAAGCAAAAACTCTTTTCCCGAAAAATTTTCTAATGAAGGAATCACCTTCGACGATGTATTGCTCGTTCCGGCATATAGCGAAATTCTTCCACGAGATGTGGATACCCGCTCTCGTTTAACCAGAAATATTGAAGTAAACGTACCCTTGGCTTCTGCCGCTATGGATACCGTAACGGAATCAGCTTTGGCGATAGCCATTGCGCGCGAAGGTGGTATTGGTATTCTTCATAAAAACATGAGTATTGAAAAGCAGGCTGAAATGGTGCGCAAGGTAAAACGCGCCGATTCAGGAATGATTATGGATCCCATCACGATGAGTGAAGAAGGCACGGTGGCACAGGCTTTTCGGATTATGAGTGAAAATAAAATCGGTGGCATTCCTATTATAAATAATAATGGGAAACTGATTGGTATTCTGACTAACCGGGATCTTCGTTTTGAGAAAAACATGAAACGGAAAGTAACAGACATCATGACCGTAGAGCATCTCATTACCGCACCCAAAGGAACGGATCTGAAACAAGCAGAGAAAATTTTGGAGCGATATAAAATTGAGAAATTACCGGTAGTAGATAAAGGAGGAAAATTGGTTGGACTGATTACTTACAAGGATATTTTAAAGGTCAAGAACCATCCAAATTCATCGAAAGATAAGTTTGGAAGATTGCTGTGTGGTGCTGCCGTCGGTGTAACAGATGATATGTTGCTAAGAATAGAAGCCCTTGCGGCGGTTAGTGTAGATGTAGTTTGCATTGATACGGCTCATGGACATTCGCGAGGTGTTCTACTTGCGGTGAAAAAAGCAAAGCAGACCTTTAAACACATTGATATTGTTGGTGGAAATATTGCTACTGAAGAAGCTGCCAAAGCATTGATTGATGCAGGAGTAGATGGCGTGAAAGTGGGCGTAGGCCCGGGCTCAATCTGCACTACGCGCATTGTAGCCGGTGTAGGGGTGCCTCAACTTTCTGCTATTCACAATGCGGCGAAAGCGGCGAAGAAAAGTGGTGTACCCATCATTGCTGATGGAGGCATTCGTTATACAGGCGATATTGTTAAAGCGATTGCTGCCGGTGCAGATACGGTTATGGCCGGTGGTATCTTTGCGGGTACGGACGAAAGCCCGGGTGAAACGATTATTTATGAAGGAAGGAAGTTTAAATCTTATCGCGGCATGGGGTCGGTAGAGGCGATGCAAGAAGGAAGCAAAGACCGCTACTTTCAAGATGTGGAGGACGATATTAAAAAGTTAGTGCCCGAAGGAATTGTGGGGCGGGTTCCTTTTAAAGGGAGTGTGCAAGAAGTGATGTATCAGTACATCGGAGGTTTGCGTGCCGGTATGGGTTATTGTGGTGCGAAGAATATCAAGGCCTTACAACTGGCAAAATTTGTACGCATCACAAATGCAGGTATGCAAGAAAGCCATCCACACGATGTGATGATTACAAAAGAGAGTCCAAATTATTCAAGAAAATAA
- a CDS encoding DUF21 domain-containing protein, translated as MDLVLLEAFINFPDSSVFFANLIILVLMSVSALMSASEIAFFSLTNVELNTLRESSNSSDNRVAKLLDRPRDLLTTILVINNLANVGIIITAYFVTKQMFNFQDVNLGFIQIPGLVAEFLWNVVIVTFFLMLFGEATPKIYATHNKQKVSRLMSSTMLLLVNFLKPLNFFLIGAAKFWEKRLKKLRSDIAIEEINKAIEITVEKKESKHDANLLKGIVHFGNIMVKQVMRPRTEMISLDNEMNLGT; from the coding sequence ATGGACTTAGTTTTATTAGAAGCTTTTATCAACTTTCCTGATAGTTCCGTATTTTTTGCCAATCTGATTATTCTGGTGCTTATGAGTGTTTCCGCACTGATGTCTGCGTCGGAAATCGCCTTTTTTTCTCTAACAAATGTAGAGCTCAATACATTAAGAGAAAGTAGCAATAGCTCCGACAACCGGGTAGCAAAATTATTAGACCGTCCCCGTGATTTGTTGACTACTATTCTAGTGATTAACAATTTAGCCAATGTTGGAATTATCATCACCGCCTATTTTGTCACCAAGCAGATGTTTAATTTTCAGGATGTAAATCTTGGATTTATTCAGATCCCCGGATTAGTTGCGGAGTTCCTTTGGAATGTGGTTATTGTCACTTTCTTCCTAATGTTATTTGGTGAGGCCACTCCCAAAATATATGCCACTCACAACAAGCAAAAAGTCTCGCGATTGATGAGCAGCACTATGTTGTTGCTGGTGAATTTTTTAAAGCCGCTGAACTTCTTTCTAATCGGTGCTGCTAAATTCTGGGAAAAAAGATTGAAGAAACTGCGCTCTGATATAGCCATTGAAGAAATCAATAAGGCTATAGAAATTACGGTAGAAAAAAAGGAATCGAAGCATGATGCCAACTTGTTGAAAGGGATTGTTCATTTTGGAAATATCATGGTTAAACAGGTGATGCGTCCACGCACCGAAATGATTTCATTGGATAATGAAATGAATTTAGGGACTTGA
- a CDS encoding tetratricopeptide repeat protein: MNKNQIIAVSFCALLCIGLYLFTDIKKPKEEIAPVAHEHEAAPVDMLNIEAYLTQVHKEITDSAIRQRASKLFLADSFVALSELYYKIDKPIAVAYTLIKQSETEKTATAYLRAGDYCSMLIETAPDEKVHNYLNAQIVQSYEQAAALDTANEKIKLRLAGAYLENSPEPMKGVSMLMAIIDRDSSDIDALVMLGRFGLVSGQFDKAIARLEKVLYLRPQNSEALLLMAEAYNSKGDKNKAIEYLERCKKTVTNPELKKEIENHIQSIKKPNG; this comes from the coding sequence ATGAACAAAAATCAAATTATCGCTGTTTCCTTCTGTGCCTTGCTCTGTATCGGCCTTTATTTATTCACGGATATTAAGAAGCCAAAGGAGGAGATAGCACCCGTTGCGCATGAACATGAAGCAGCACCGGTGGACATGCTCAACATAGAGGCATATCTCACCCAAGTACATAAAGAAATCACCGACTCAGCCATCAGACAAAGAGCCTCAAAGCTATTCCTTGCCGACTCTTTTGTTGCGCTATCCGAGCTATATTATAAGATAGATAAACCCATTGCCGTAGCCTATACGCTGATAAAACAATCAGAAACCGAAAAGACAGCAACCGCCTACCTTCGCGCGGGCGATTACTGCTCCATGCTAATTGAAACAGCCCCCGACGAAAAAGTCCACAATTATCTAAACGCCCAAATCGTTCAATCCTATGAACAGGCCGCCGCATTAGATACCGCTAACGAAAAAATCAAACTCCGCTTGGCAGGAGCCTACCTCGAAAACAGCCCTGAACCCATGAAAGGAGTCTCTATGCTCATGGCAATAATAGACCGCGACTCCTCCGATATAGATGCCCTCGTCATGCTCGGGCGCTTTGGACTTGTTTCCGGCCAATTTGACAAAGCCATTGCCCGCTTAGAAAAAGTTTTATATTTGCGCCCTCAAAATTCCGAGGCCCTGCTTTTGATGGCAGAAGCCTATAATTCCAAGGGAGACAAAAACAAGGCGATAGAATATCTGGAGCGTTGTAAGAAAACGGTCACTAACCCGGAATTGAAAAAGGAAATTGAGAACCATATTCAAAGCATTAAAAAGCCTAACGGCTAA
- the gldD gene encoding gliding motility lipoprotein GldD, with protein MRSSFSFYIAITFFTLLSLSSCQEDYAPKPKAYPRVIFPERKYELFDPVGCPFQFEKPVYAQVTRDSIFFGEKLSNDQCWFNVVFPSFNGTINLTYKEIMDTIPLGKLIEDAHKLAYKHTRKANYIDEIRVENPYNVRGILYDVGGDAASNVQFYLTDSSKHFIRGALYFYNTPNSDSMAPVLDFVKEDMRMMLKTFRWK; from the coding sequence ATGCGCTCATCTTTCTCTTTTTATATCGCTATTACCTTCTTCACTCTTCTTAGCCTTAGTTCATGTCAGGAAGATTATGCGCCAAAACCAAAAGCTTATCCCCGCGTAATTTTTCCAGAAAGGAAATATGAGCTTTTCGATCCTGTAGGTTGTCCGTTTCAGTTTGAAAAGCCCGTATATGCACAAGTAACGCGCGATTCTATTTTCTTCGGTGAGAAACTATCAAACGACCAATGTTGGTTTAATGTTGTTTTTCCGAGTTTCAATGGAACCATTAATCTCACCTATAAAGAAATAATGGACACGATACCGCTAGGGAAGTTGATTGAAGATGCGCATAAACTAGCCTACAAACACACCAGAAAGGCAAATTATATTGATGAAATCAGAGTGGAAAACCCTTATAACGTCCGGGGTATATTATACGATGTGGGCGGAGACGCAGCCAGCAATGTTCAATTCTATCTGACAGACAGTTCCAAGCATTTCATTCGGGGTGCTCTTTATTTTTACAACACGCCCAATAGCGACAGCATGGCACCGGTGTTGGATTTTGTGAAGGAGGATATGAGAATGATGCTGAAAACCTTCCGGTGGAAATGA